The Helicobacter ibis DNA segment ATTTTTGCTGCAAACTCATCGTTTTCTACAAGTAAAGCACCTACCATATTTTGCGTAAATCCATTTTGCTTTAAACTTGGATATCTTTTAATTACACCAGGAATATAAGCATGAAAATTGCCAGCACTTGGATCTTGAAAATTCATTTTATATTCTCCAGCACAAGATTCTTTCCATGCTATTGCAGCTAGAGTATATCCATAGCCAAATTTTTCTCCAGCTAGGTAAGATTTTAACAGCACTTCTTTTTGAGAATCAGAAAAGTCCTTCAAAGGAACACAAGAGTTTTTAAACTCAACTTGGGGGACAGCAAAGGCAATAGAATACAAAAATAAAAATAAACAAACGATCCTTAAATTCATACAAACTCCTTTTGGAATTTATTAGCAAGTATCGTTCCTTTTTAGATATAAATTAAGAAGTTAGCAGACAAGAATCTTTAGAAAGTAATTTGCAAGAAGGAGATTCTTGCTTGAAGAATCTTTAAGAACCTTTAGGATAGCAGAATCTATACCCTCTTCTTCTAACGGTTTCTATTGTAGCTATGTTTAGTGGTTTATCCATTTTTTGTCTTATTTGATTTATTGCAACTTCTATTACATTTGGAGTTACAAGTTCAGGCTCTTCCCAAATGGCATCTAGTAATTGTTCTTTAGATACTATTTGTTCTTTATGTCTAGCTAAATGTGTTAAAACCTCAAAAGGCTTACCTTTTAATTCGATTTCCTGCCCCTTGTAAGTAATCTTCTCCTCATCAGGATTAATAACTAAGTCATCTATTTCAATTAAATTTGACCCACCAAACCTAAGTCTAGCTTCAATTCTAGCTAATAAAACATCAAAATCTAGTGGTTTTTTCAAATAATCATCAGCACCACTCTTTAAAGAATCTATTTCACTTTTTGAATCTGTCTTTGATGATATTATAATAACCGCTGTTCTTGGTGATTTGCTTTTAATTTGACTTACAATATCAAGTCCGCTACCATCTGATAGCAAAAAGCTAGTTATAACTAAATCATAATTTCTAATACTAATATAATACTCACCATCTTTTAAATTCTCTGCTACATCAGTTTGATAGCCACTGCTGTTTAGTTTATCAGTAATAGACCTATTGAGACCTATATCATCTTCTATGATTAAAATACGCATTTGAGTATCCTTAAATAAAATCATTGACGATTATAACATACTTTTTCAGATTTTTTTAAAAATTTCTTATGAAAATTTTAAGGAATCTAAAAAAATATTTAAATCATTCTATCTGCCATGCTTTAAAATATCAGCAATCAAAAATGATAGCTCAACAGCTTGATTTGCATTCAATCTAGGATCACATTGTGTATTATAATTAATACCAAGTCCCTCTTCTTTGACAAGACCACCAATGCATTCTGTAACATCTTCTCCAGTCATTTCTAAATGCACTCCACCAGCATAAGTTCCTACACTTTTATGAATCTCAAAAAAACTCTTCACTTCGCTTAAAACATCATCGAAGATTCTAGTTTTATAACCACTATCTGTCTTTATCGTATTTCCATGCATAGGATCAATGCTCCATACAATCTCTCTTCCTTCATTCTTTATAGATTCTAGCAGTTTTGGGAATTTCTCTTTTATAGCAACACTGCCCATTCTTACAATAAGATTCAATCTTCCTGCTTCATTATGAGGATTTAAAATATCGCAAAGCCCTAAAATCTCATCTTTTGTGCAACTTGGACCTATTTTTACACCAAGCGGATTATCAACACCTCTTAAGAACTCCAAATGAGCACCATCTAAATTCCTTGTCCTCTCACCTATCCATAGCATATGAGCAGAGCAATCATACCACTTGCCAGTTAGATGATCTTGTCTCGTTAGAGCTTCTTCATAGTTTAGCAGTAATGCTTCATGTGAGGTAAAAAACTCAATCTGTCTTAATGAAGTTGTATTAGCAGAATCAATTCCACAAGCTTTCATGAAGGATAATGCTTGATTAATCTTATCTGACATATCTTTGTATTGTAAAAAGTTCTCTCCACGCACAAAATCCAAATTCCACTTGTGAACTTGATTTAAATCAGCCAAACCACCATAGGCAAATGCACGAATAATATTTAGTGTTGAGGCTGACTGATGATATGCTTGTAGCATTCTTTGTGGATTTGCTTCCCTTGCTTTAGCATCAAACTCTATATCATTTATAATATCACCCCTATAACTAGGCAATGAGATTCCATTTATACTCTCACTATCACTAGATCTAGGCTTTGCAAACTGCCCCGCCAAACGACCAACCTTTACAATAGGACAACTACCAGCATAGGTTAAAACAACAGCCATTTGCAAAATCACCTTAAACAAATCCCGTATCTTTATAACACTAAAATTAGAAAAACTCTCTGCACAATCTCCACCTTGTAGTAAGAATGCTTCTCCTTTTGATACTTTTGCTAAATGTTTTTTTAACGATCTTGCCTCACCAGCAAAGATTAATGGTGGATATTTACATAATTCTTCTTCTACTTTTTTTAGAAATTCTAAGTCTGAATATTGTGGTTGTTGTAGTGCTACTTTGCTTCGCCAACTATCTATGCTCCATTGATTATAAGACATATTAATTCCTAATTTTTTAATAAGCGTTGATTGTAGCAAAATGGAATATAAAATAAAATATAAATTAAAATTATCATAGCATGTATAATGCTATAATAATTATTCTCCTAGATATACTTGTCTAGGACGAGTGATTCTTGCATAAGGATTTGTTATGTGTTCTATTGCTTGAGCACACCAACCGGGCATTCTCCCAATCACAAATATAG contains these protein-coding regions:
- the hsrA gene encoding homeostatic response regulator transcription factor HsrA, whose amino-acid sequence is MRILIIEDDIGLNRSITDKLNSSGYQTDVAENLKDGEYYISIRNYDLVITSFLLSDGSGLDIVSQIKSKSPRTAVIIISSKTDSKSEIDSLKSGADDYLKKPLDFDVLLARIEARLRFGGSNLIEIDDLVINPDEEKITYKGQEIELKGKPFEVLTHLARHKEQIVSKEQLLDAIWEEPELVTPNVIEVAINQIRQKMDKPLNIATIETVRRRGYRFCYPKGS
- a CDS encoding class II 3-deoxy-7-phosphoheptulonate synthase, which gives rise to MSYNQWSIDSWRSKVALQQPQYSDLEFLKKVEEELCKYPPLIFAGEARSLKKHLAKVSKGEAFLLQGGDCAESFSNFSVIKIRDLFKVILQMAVVLTYAGSCPIVKVGRLAGQFAKPRSSDSESINGISLPSYRGDIINDIEFDAKAREANPQRMLQAYHQSASTLNIIRAFAYGGLADLNQVHKWNLDFVRGENFLQYKDMSDKINQALSFMKACGIDSANTTSLRQIEFFTSHEALLLNYEEALTRQDHLTGKWYDCSAHMLWIGERTRNLDGAHLEFLRGVDNPLGVKIGPSCTKDEILGLCDILNPHNEAGRLNLIVRMGSVAIKEKFPKLLESIKNEGREIVWSIDPMHGNTIKTDSGYKTRIFDDVLSEVKSFFEIHKSVGTYAGGVHLEMTGEDVTECIGGLVKEEGLGINYNTQCDPRLNANQAVELSFLIADILKHGR